The Stigmatella aurantiaca DW4/3-1 genome contains the following window.
CCGAGGAGGCCGTGGCGTCGGGTCCTCCCCCCGAAGGCGAGGCGGCCTGGGCGTACGAAGTGGCTCACCCGGATGCGGACCAGGATCTGGCCCCCGTGGTGGGGAAGAACCTGCGCCGGCTGCGCATCCAGCGCGGACTCTCGCTCGAGCGGCTCTCGAAGGCCTCCGGCGTCAGCCGGGCCATGCTGGGCCAGATCGAGCTGGGGCAGAGCGCGCCCACCATCAATGTGCTCTGGAAGATCGCCCGCGCGCTGGATCTGCCCTTCTCGGCGCTCATCAGCAATTCGGGCGGTGCTGGCACGCGGCTGATGCGGGCCCCGCAGGCCAAGCGGCTCACCTCGCACGATGGGCGCTTCACCTCGCGCGCGCTCTTCCCGTTCGATGAGCCTCGCCGGGTGGAGTTCTACGAGCTGTCGCTGAAGGCGCACAGCGAGGAGCGGGC
Protein-coding sequences here:
- a CDS encoding XRE family transcriptional regulator, with the protein product MPTQPVTSVVPPEPAEEAVASGPPPEGEAAWAYEVAHPDADQDLAPVVGKNLRRLRIQRGLSLERLSKASGVSRAMLGQIELGQSAPTINVLWKIARALDLPFSALISNSGGAGTRLMRAPQAKRLTSHDGRFTSRALFPFDEPRRVEFYELSLKAHSEERADAHPPGTMENLIVTRGTLEMEIGADHHLLTTGDAILFEADKPHVYRNVGAEDITMYLVMSYAEEVG